One Amaranthus tricolor cultivar Red isolate AtriRed21 chromosome 1, ASM2621246v1, whole genome shotgun sequence DNA window includes the following coding sequences:
- the LOC130797932 gene encoding NAC domain-containing protein 6-like, whose translation MDKTSSPSFELPGFRFHPTEEELLDFYLKNIINGRKMHHDIIGVLNIYGFDPWDLPGLAKIGEREWYFFVPRDRKHSNGGRPNRTTEHGFWKATGSDRKIVSLSEPKRVIGLRKTLVFYQGRAPRGTKTDWIMNEYRLPGNYDLLKDIVLCKVYRKATSLKELEQRAAKEAEKSTNVSYPTSPLSSSNETRSFFSNAQLQHLYTPMPTNLMMIPTLKKDVENFVHITNSNNNNNNNNNKNIVSSLNTSNTIQTPFGKESLQLQISKSGSSLDTSMEWGQDPLFSLSCSPWLENLFNFSSPTLISQLL comes from the exons ATGGATAAAACTTCATccccaagttttgagctaccaGGTTTTCGATTTCATCCTACAGAAGAAGAATTATTAGATTTTTACCTAAAGAACATTATTAATGGCAGAAAAATGCACCATGATATCATTGGAGTTCTTAACATTTATGGCTTTGATCCTTGGGATTTACCAG GGCTGGCAAAAATAGGAGAAAGAGAGTGGTACTTTTTTGTTCCAAGAGACAGAAAGCATAGCAATGGAGGAAGGCCAAACCGAACCACAGAACATGGGTTTTGGAAAGCAACGGGTTCGGATCGTAAGATTGTGAGCTTATCGGAGCCTAAACGGGTTATCGGGTTAAGGAAGACTCTTGTGTTCTACCAAGGTAGAGCTCCAAGAGGTACCAAGACTGATTGGATCATGAATGAATATCGCCTCCCTGGTAATTATGATTTACTTAAG GACATTGTATTGTGCAAGGTATATAGAAAGGCAACATCATTGAAAGAACTTGAGCAAAGAGCAGCCAAGGAAGCAGAGAAGTCAACAAATGTATCTTATCCCACATCTCCTTTATCATCATCAAATGAGACTCGCTCATTTTTTAGTAATGCTCAATTACAACATTTGTATACACCAATGCCAACAAATCTTATGATGATTCCTACTTTGAAGAAGGACGTTGAGAATTTTGTGCACATCacaaattctaataataataataataataataataataaaaatattgtgtCTTCGTTGAATACCTCTAACACTATACAAACACCTTTCGGAAAAGAAAGCTTACAACTCCAAATTTCTAAGTCAGGTTCGAGTTTGGATACAAGTATGGAATGGGGTCAAGACCCATTATTCTCATTATCATGTAGCCCATGGCTTGAGAATTTGTTCAATTTCTCTAGTCCAACTCTAATTTCTCAATTGTTATAA
- the LOC130797942 gene encoding uncharacterized protein LOC130797942, whose product MYFSFCGTHTLRKPTQLYLNTRGFIQGRGGLLCLSYALTLSKYIYQSRQSGLVQGIPPPCDTKPQLHLISRKNQAGANGMEINWRHIACWDRRLELLAQGPPIDFHGAPTTPDYMSWFLSITRRWMTTRAIFAAAHYTPVAPTMTQFAQGAADVMRYSHEEPVREIAYGMLVGSQFQHFIPEVAAESSTITAHTHVSSPAYDYHLEEMDHSYPVDTAGTSRAGPSQPSQYQSPPLPERHPNASYYRRREGDQLSWIG is encoded by the exons atgtattttagtttttgtgggacccataccctGCGGAAGCCTACGCAGTTGTACCTgaacactcggggattcattcaGGGGCGTGGAGGGCTTTTGTGCCTCTCATATGCTttgacattgtcgaagtacatctaccagagccGCCAAtctgggttggtacagggcattccaccgccttgtgacactaAACCCCAGCTGCACCTAATTTCGCGGAAAAATCAGGCTGGGGCAAACGggatggagatcaactggcgtcACATCGCTTGCTGGGATCGAAGACTTGAGCTGCTGGCACAAGGTCCGCCAATCGATtttcatggcgcacctactacaccagactacatgtcgtggttcctctccatcacgcgccgatggatgacaacACGTGCCATCTTCGCAGCAGCACATTACACACCTgttgcgcctacgatgacccaattt gcacaaggtgcggcagacgtgatgcggtacagccatgaggagccggtgagggagattgcgtatggcatgctcgtcggctcgcagttccagcacttcatacctgAAGTCGCTGCAGAGTCCTCAACGATTACcgcccatacgcacgtctcatctcctgcttatgactaccatttggaggagatggatcaCTCATACCCCGTTGACACTGCGGGGACCTCGCGggctgggccatcacagccatcacaATACCAatcccctccactgccagagcgacacccgaacgcctcttactatcgtaggagggaaggagaccaactcagttggatagggtag
- the LOC130828218 gene encoding protein MAINTENANCE OF MERISTEMS-like, protein MVHRILGERPALEVIRGSGLRCKWLVQTFSHLPGDADEATISRYAKAYLLYLIGAVLFVDKTNNQIQLLYLTLLDDTWERIGEYSWGSAALGYLYRRLCGAAQKNVKEIAGPIVILQMLCTVRGGILHAGRASTPTAV, encoded by the exons ATGGTGCATCGCATATTGGGAGAGCGCCCTGCACTGGAAGTGATCAGGGGGAGCGGTTTGCGATGCAAATGGTTGGTTCAGACCTTCTCGCATCTCCCCGGAGATGCTGATGAGGCCACCATTTCGAGGTACGCCAAGGCGTACCTCTTATACTTGATAGGAGCTGTGTTGTTTGTcgataaaacaaacaaccaaatacaGCTCCTGTACTTAACCTTACTTGACGACACGTGGGAGCGCATCGGcgagtatagctggggctcAGCAGCCCTTGGATACCTATATAGGAGACTATGTGGTGCTGCTCAAAAGAATGTCAAGGAGATTGCGGGGCCAATAGTAatattacag ATGTTGTGTACGGTTCGAGGTGGAATTTTGCATGCCGGACGCGCAAGCACACCGACAGCGGTCTAG